From the Roseibium sp. HPY-6 genome, one window contains:
- a CDS encoding glycosyltransferase, translating to MNSAPLVSIIIRTKNEERWISACLKSVFRQNYPNLEVILVDNKSTDRTVAKAKQYPVTLVEIEDFKPGLAINLGIEASKGDILVCLSGHCVPTDEAWLTNLVADLDDPQVAGVYGRQQPLSFSSPFDKRDLMIVFGLDKKVQHKDSFFHNANSAFRREIWQRFPFDNDLSNIEDRLWGKTVIDAGLKIVYEPEASVYHYHGIHQDLDVNRANNVVRIMEQISGAADLGRHAMHKSEVFAIIPVRGKSITGENGPLLNYAIRQAQASPSIDRVIVSTDSEETAELAKSLGADAPFLRPEHLSDDIVGIGDVLQWTLEEVEQLYGVPDLVVVLGETYPFRPDALIEDMISLTLDQGFDAVIAGQSESRHIWFRDRDGQIEDTSEPVSTPRNLRDKHALVGLFGLGCVTHPMNIRLGDPLSGRLGIVEVNDPLSRIEVRDQKTMQLTEPMLINWRTANGSENPKS from the coding sequence ATGAATAGTGCACCACTCGTTTCCATTATTATAAGAACAAAGAACGAAGAACGTTGGATCAGCGCCTGCCTGAAAAGCGTCTTCAGGCAGAATTATCCGAACCTTGAAGTTATTCTTGTCGACAACAAGTCGACCGATCGCACCGTCGCCAAGGCAAAGCAGTATCCGGTCACGCTCGTCGAGATTGAGGATTTCAAGCCGGGGCTGGCCATCAATCTGGGTATCGAGGCAAGCAAAGGCGACATTCTGGTGTGCCTGTCAGGACACTGTGTTCCAACAGACGAAGCCTGGCTGACAAATCTGGTCGCGGACCTTGATGATCCGCAGGTCGCCGGGGTCTATGGCCGCCAGCAACCTCTGTCGTTCAGTTCGCCTTTTGACAAGCGCGATCTGATGATCGTGTTCGGCCTCGACAAGAAGGTCCAGCACAAGGACAGCTTCTTTCACAACGCGAACTCTGCCTTCCGGCGTGAAATCTGGCAGCGTTTTCCCTTCGACAACGATCTTTCAAACATTGAAGACCGGTTGTGGGGCAAAACGGTGATCGATGCGGGTCTCAAAATCGTTTACGAGCCTGAGGCGTCGGTCTATCACTATCACGGCATTCACCAGGATCTCGACGTCAACCGCGCCAACAATGTTGTGCGGATAATGGAACAGATCAGCGGTGCCGCGGATCTTGGCCGGCATGCCATGCACAAGTCCGAAGTGTTTGCGATTATCCCTGTGCGCGGCAAGTCCATAACGGGTGAAAACGGACCATTGCTGAATTATGCCATCAGGCAGGCACAGGCGTCGCCCTCGATCGACAGGGTCATTGTCAGCACGGATTCAGAAGAAACCGCCGAGCTTGCCAAGAGCCTCGGGGCAGACGCTCCGTTTCTGCGCCCCGAACACCTGAGCGACGATATCGTCGGCATCGGAGACGTTCTTCAATGGACGCTTGAGGAAGTCGAGCAGCTCTATGGCGTGCCGGACCTTGTAGTTGTTTTGGGAGAAACCTACCCCTTCCGTCCCGACGCGCTCATCGAGGACATGATTTCGCTGACCCTGGACCAGGGGTTCGATGCCGTAATCGCCGGGCAAAGCGAGAGCCGGCACATCTGGTTCCGCGACCGCGACGGCCAGATCGAAGACACCAGCGAGCCTGTCTCAACCCCGCGCAATTTACGCGACAAACATGCTCTTGTCGGCCTGTTCGGACTTGGGTGCGTTACCCATCCGATGAACATCCGCCTTGGCGATCCTTTATCCGGGCGCCTTGGCATAGTGGAAGTCAATGACCCTTTGTCGCGGATTGAAGTCCGCGATCAAAAGACCATGCAGCTCACAGAACCGATGCTGATCAACTGGCGCACGGCAAATGGCAGCGAGAACCCGAAATCATGA
- a CDS encoding 50S ribosomal protein L21 codes for MFAVIKTGGKQYTVAADDLLKVEKLEAEAGSTVTFDEVLMVGNGADTTVGAPTVEGASVVAEVVDQGRGRKIIVFKKRRRQNSRRRNGHRQSYTLVKVTDILTGGAKPAKKAAPKKAAPKAEEKESEAAPKAEAAPKTEEAPKASEVKEDKKEEAAVEPLFAAPEGKDDLKKISGVGPVLEKKLNALGITTYEQIVNFSAEDIARVDEVLNFKGRIERDNWVEQAKELAGA; via the coding sequence ATGTTCGCTGTAATCAAAACCGGTGGCAAACAGTATACTGTTGCCGCAGACGACCTTTTGAAGGTCGAAAAACTCGAAGCCGAAGCCGGCAGCACCGTAACCTTTGACGAAGTGCTGATGGTTGGAAACGGCGCGGATACCACTGTTGGGGCTCCGACTGTGGAAGGCGCCAGCGTCGTTGCGGAAGTGGTCGATCAGGGCCGTGGCCGCAAGATCATCGTGTTCAAGAAGCGCCGGCGCCAGAATTCCCGCCGCCGCAATGGCCACCGCCAGTCCTACACCCTTGTCAAGGTGACGGACATCCTGACCGGTGGCGCAAAACCGGCCAAGAAGGCAGCGCCGAAAAAGGCTGCGCCGAAGGCTGAAGAAAAGGAATCCGAAGCAGCGCCGAAAGCTGAAGCGGCTCCGAAGACTGAAGAAGCTCCAAAGGCTTCCGAGGTGAAGGAAGACAAAAAAGAAGAAGCAGCTGTCGAGCCGCTCTTCGCCGCACCGGAAGGCAAGGACGATCTGAAAAAGATCTCCGGCGTCGGCCCGGTTCTTGAGAAGAAGCTGAACGCTCTGGGCATCACCACCTACGAGCAAATCGTGAACTTCTCTGCGGAAGACATCGCCCGCGTAGACGAGGTCCTGAACTTCAAGGGCCGCATCGAGCGCGACAACTGGGTTGAACAGGCCAAGGAACTTGCAGGCGCTTAA
- a CDS encoding shikimate dehydrogenase: MKIVALLENDPGLKAGERYAGILGASPSKGARSPLLWNAAFQDFGKPERMVPMDVVPEKLDQVLEALAGDADFVGGAVTMPYKESIAAWLGSHRLTPQALKIGAVNCLYRNDAGELCGTNTDGEAALADIKASIPDLRGVDTLLIGPGGAGKAVAAFLADAGASLTIVSRSPEAAQDFCTGISAKSAAYADIRTLTPTCSLIVNCTPVGFANGVAGESPIAAADLDQVRPGSLVFDIIYDPQKTPLLTMAEKNGLEIKNGLAMNLLQAVLGFSKATRITDLDRISASMRKAAG; the protein is encoded by the coding sequence ATGAAGATTGTAGCACTCCTGGAAAACGACCCGGGCCTTAAGGCCGGAGAACGCTATGCCGGCATTCTTGGCGCTTCACCGTCAAAAGGGGCGCGCTCTCCCCTTCTCTGGAATGCCGCTTTCCAGGACTTTGGGAAGCCGGAGCGCATGGTTCCGATGGATGTTGTTCCGGAGAAACTCGATCAGGTTCTTGAGGCGCTCGCCGGCGATGCGGATTTTGTCGGCGGGGCTGTAACCATGCCCTACAAGGAAAGCATTGCGGCCTGGCTGGGCAGTCATCGACTTACGCCGCAGGCGCTGAAAATCGGCGCGGTCAATTGCCTCTATCGAAACGATGCCGGAGAGCTGTGCGGCACCAATACCGATGGCGAGGCGGCCCTTGCTGATATCAAAGCGTCCATTCCGGACCTTCGGGGTGTGGACACCTTGTTGATCGGGCCAGGTGGCGCGGGCAAAGCGGTTGCCGCGTTCCTGGCGGATGCTGGAGCCTCCCTGACGATCGTTTCAAGATCACCTGAAGCAGCTCAAGACTTTTGCACCGGGATCAGTGCCAAATCAGCCGCTTATGCCGATATCCGCACGCTCACGCCGACGTGCTCGCTGATCGTGAATTGCACCCCGGTCGGATTTGCCAACGGGGTCGCGGGCGAAAGCCCGATAGCAGCCGCCGACCTGGACCAGGTGCGGCCCGGCAGCCTCGTCTTCGATATCATTTACGACCCGCAAAAGACGCCGTTGCTGACCATGGCCGAAAAGAACGGCCTGGAAATCAAGAACGGGTTGGCCATGAACCTGCTGCAGGCCGTTCTCGGGTTTTCCAAGGCGACCAGGATCACGGATCTGGACCGTATTTCAGCGAGTATGAGAAAGGCGGCTGGCTGA
- a CDS encoding GNAT family N-acetyltransferase, with protein sequence MVVESDGLLDESSLTAAPLPQEAVHVRLDKPRKDDLADLVFLANNKTVAANLAALPHPFTLENGRNLIARAGQVRENSAMFAIRLKSTGRLIGVAKYAAVEEDGAVHVGYWLGEPFWGLGYATEAVHALVDHAFTYNDIEELQGSCRVTNPASRRVLVKSGFQYRDQAMIRSVGAGGSVPIERYVLEKTVWKSLKGWGQGR encoded by the coding sequence ATGGTTGTTGAAAGCGATGGATTGCTGGACGAAAGCAGTTTGACCGCGGCCCCGTTGCCGCAGGAAGCGGTTCATGTACGGCTCGACAAGCCGCGCAAGGACGATCTGGCCGATCTGGTATTTCTGGCCAACAACAAGACAGTCGCGGCGAACCTTGCCGCCTTGCCCCATCCCTTTACTTTGGAAAATGGCCGCAATCTGATCGCGCGGGCCGGTCAGGTCAGGGAAAACTCGGCCATGTTCGCTATCCGGCTCAAGAGCACCGGTCGCTTGATTGGTGTCGCAAAATATGCCGCCGTCGAGGAAGACGGTGCCGTGCATGTCGGCTATTGGCTGGGCGAGCCATTCTGGGGGCTGGGGTATGCGACCGAAGCGGTGCATGCGCTGGTCGACCATGCCTTTACATACAACGACATTGAAGAACTTCAGGGATCCTGCCGCGTGACCAATCCGGCATCGCGCCGTGTGCTGGTCAAGTCCGGTTTCCAGTACCGGGATCAGGCCATGATCAGGTCTGTCGGCGCCGGCGGGTCCGTGCCGATCGAACGGTACGTTTTGGAAAAAACAGTTTGGAAGTCTTTGAAAGGTTGGGGGCAAGGACGATGA
- a CDS encoding GNAT family N-acetyltransferase: protein MKPVVLKSKRLTLRPPAESDAERLFQLIGNYEVSKMLSVVPYPYTLDDAGWWLGQIASDDKAGECAFAIDDGTGLIGAVSFRCPGTDPLLGYWLGEPYWGRGYMTEAARTALDWFFSVSDAQVIESGALDENPASMSVLTKLGFGHGVARELNVRARGKVMASTRVFLSREEFVAGETA from the coding sequence ATGAAACCCGTTGTTCTGAAGTCGAAGCGTCTGACACTGCGCCCGCCTGCTGAGTCGGACGCTGAACGGCTGTTTCAATTGATAGGAAACTATGAAGTCTCCAAGATGCTGTCTGTGGTGCCATATCCCTACACACTGGATGATGCCGGCTGGTGGCTCGGTCAGATCGCATCCGATGACAAGGCAGGCGAATGTGCATTTGCAATTGACGACGGCACCGGTCTGATCGGCGCGGTCTCGTTTCGCTGTCCGGGTACCGACCCATTACTGGGATATTGGCTTGGAGAGCCCTATTGGGGGCGCGGCTATATGACGGAAGCTGCCCGCACGGCATTGGATTGGTTCTTTTCGGTGTCCGACGCTCAAGTGATTGAGTCGGGCGCTCTGGACGAGAACCCTGCATCCATGAGTGTTCTGACCAAGCTCGGTTTCGGACATGGTGTTGCCCGTGAACTGAATGTGCGCGCACGCGGAAAAGTCATGGCATCCACCAGGGTGTTTCTCAGTAGGGAAGAATTCGTGGCAGGGGAAACTGCGTGA
- a CDS encoding LysR substrate-binding domain-containing protein, whose translation MQSLWKIVGSPRYILIFEAAARHGSFTRAAAELNVQQPAVSAAVKNLENALGAPLFRRAHKKVELTPVGARFYAELSKGLHQILEATRSVQAEARNAIVTLCASTAFNTYWMMPRLRTLRDLHPDIDLRLQSSDREPDIDDGGITLAVRRGDGRWPGCNASLIAEEVIYPIASPALMSASDLKRKEDILEHTLIHLEEPVRERPSWKDWFDAQGCEVAIPPSGLRLNDYALVLNAAISGEGFAFGWNHLAYPLIENSLVSARRDWSWRTGMGFYLVWSKSRPLSENAERVRNWLISAADEG comes from the coding sequence ATGCAAAGCCTATGGAAGATCGTTGGTTCTCCGCGCTACATCCTCATTTTTGAGGCGGCGGCAAGGCATGGCTCATTCACCCGTGCCGCGGCAGAACTGAATGTGCAGCAACCGGCCGTCAGTGCAGCTGTCAAAAACCTTGAAAACGCACTCGGCGCACCGCTGTTTCGCCGGGCGCACAAGAAGGTGGAACTGACGCCTGTCGGTGCACGGTTTTACGCCGAGCTCTCCAAAGGCCTGCACCAGATCCTCGAAGCGACCCGTTCTGTCCAGGCGGAAGCCAGAAATGCCATTGTCACCCTGTGCGCCTCGACCGCCTTCAACACCTATTGGATGATGCCGCGTTTGCGGACCCTGCGCGACCTTCATCCCGATATCGACCTGCGCCTGCAGTCGAGCGACCGGGAGCCCGACATTGACGACGGCGGCATCACGCTTGCCGTGCGCCGCGGCGACGGGCGCTGGCCAGGCTGCAACGCCTCGCTGATCGCGGAGGAGGTGATCTATCCGATTGCCAGTCCCGCCCTGATGTCTGCCAGCGACCTCAAGCGCAAGGAAGACATTCTTGAACACACGTTGATCCACCTTGAAGAACCGGTCCGTGAACGCCCCAGTTGGAAGGACTGGTTCGACGCGCAAGGCTGCGAAGTCGCGATCCCACCATCCGGGCTGCGTCTCAATGACTATGCGCTGGTCCTGAACGCGGCCATCTCGGGCGAGGGCTTTGCGTTCGGCTGGAACCATCTCGCGTATCCGCTCATCGAGAACAGTCTTGTCAGCGCCCGCCGGGACTGGAGCTGGCGGACGGGCATGGGGTTTTACCTCGTCTGGTCGAAATCCCGACCGCTCAGCGAGAATGCGGAGCGGGTGCGAAACTGGCTGATTTCAGCGGCGGATGAGGGCTGA
- the aroF gene encoding 3-deoxy-7-phosphoheptulonate synthase produces the protein MAIENKAPGKDVSSEDLASKFPLAAKKSEDHFSTFEIAGAQFGGGHIPVFAGPNMVESEELIVETATAVKASGAQFLRGGAFKPLSFPYRSAKYNETREDGIRWLGTAKKETGIGIITEIMEERYLDLVCEVADILQIGSRNMQNYPLITAAAKTGKPLMIKRHFGCSLRDWLGAAEYALVEGNEKIILCERGVTVPHTHKDSSRFLLDLQVVPAAKEVTHLPIAVDPSHATFWRSWVKPMALASVASGADAIMLEVHPDPENSAVDPLQPITFEAFEDLMVSMEGIAQVVDRTMGRTLS, from the coding sequence ATGGCCATCGAGAACAAAGCCCCCGGAAAGGACGTTTCGAGCGAAGATCTCGCGTCAAAGTTTCCCCTGGCTGCGAAGAAATCGGAAGATCACTTCTCGACCTTCGAGATTGCCGGCGCGCAATTCGGCGGTGGCCATATCCCGGTGTTTGCCGGACCGAATATGGTCGAAAGCGAGGAGTTGATCGTCGAAACCGCGACCGCGGTCAAGGCAAGCGGCGCGCAGTTCCTTCGCGGCGGCGCCTTCAAGCCGCTCTCCTTTCCTTACCGCTCGGCCAAGTACAACGAAACACGGGAAGACGGCATTCGCTGGCTCGGAACGGCGAAGAAGGAAACCGGGATCGGGATCATCACCGAAATCATGGAGGAACGTTATCTGGACCTTGTGTGTGAAGTCGCGGACATTCTCCAGATCGGCTCCCGCAACATGCAGAACTATCCCCTGATCACGGCAGCTGCGAAGACCGGCAAACCGCTGATGATCAAGCGGCATTTCGGATGTTCGCTGCGTGACTGGCTCGGCGCTGCCGAATACGCGTTGGTTGAGGGAAATGAAAAGATCATTTTGTGTGAACGCGGCGTGACTGTGCCACATACACACAAGGATTCCTCGCGTTTCCTCCTGGACCTGCAGGTTGTTCCCGCCGCCAAGGAAGTCACCCATCTGCCGATTGCGGTCGATCCGAGCCATGCCACTTTCTGGCGCAGCTGGGTCAAGCCGATGGCGCTTGCCTCTGTTGCTTCGGGTGCCGACGCGATCATGCTCGAGGTTCACCCTGATCCGGAAAACTCTGCCGTCGATCCGCTTCAGCCGATCACGTTCGAGGCTTTTGAGGATCTGATGGTTTCGATGGAGGGCATTGCGCAGGTCGTGGACCGCACCATGGGCAGAACGCTTTCCTGA
- a CDS encoding trimethylamine methyltransferase family protein, whose translation MARRSRAARGRSAEAKPEAPFIRRALPYFEILDEERLTALEAQVDWIFENVGVAFRDDPEALRIWAEAGAGIEGDLVRADASWIRSLCAKAPRQFIQRARNPERSVTIGGDNQVFAPVYGSPFVRDLEGGRRYGDLASFEKLVKLTYMHPHLHHGGFVTCEPCDVPVSKRHLDMLFAHMTLSDKPHLGAITEMSRAEDSVAMAETVFGQDVMERDCVIMGNVNTNSPLLVDKVASEAVRVYCGRGQGIVVVPFILSGAMGPVSTAASVCQAMAEAMMVCAFSQIVRPGAPFVLGNFLSSMSLKSGAPTFGMPEPVVSNYVIGQLARRAGLPLRCGGSLTASKIEDAQAAYESADSMHSTMLAGANFVLHAAGWLEGGLCTGFEKLIMDADRLGSYEKILSGGLDTSEEAFARDAYGEVGPGGHFLGSAHTMRNYQTAFYEPRLSDSENVESWEEGGSKDMRQRAFERWQAMLADYQEPPMDPAIREELEAFVARRKEELPDAWY comes from the coding sequence ATGGCAAGACGTTCACGTGCTGCACGCGGGCGGAGCGCGGAGGCAAAGCCCGAGGCACCCTTCATCCGACGTGCGCTGCCTTATTTCGAAATTCTTGATGAAGAACGCCTGACGGCACTCGAAGCCCAGGTCGACTGGATTTTTGAGAATGTTGGTGTGGCATTCAGGGACGACCCTGAAGCTCTGCGGATCTGGGCGGAAGCCGGTGCGGGCATTGAAGGTGATCTCGTGCGCGCGGATGCGTCCTGGATCCGCTCCTTGTGCGCCAAGGCGCCACGGCAGTTTATCCAGCGCGCACGCAACCCGGAAAGGTCGGTCACCATCGGCGGCGACAACCAGGTCTTTGCTCCGGTCTACGGATCGCCCTTCGTGCGCGACCTAGAAGGCGGGCGCCGCTACGGAGACCTGGCAAGCTTCGAGAAGCTGGTGAAGCTCACCTACATGCATCCCCACCTTCACCATGGCGGCTTCGTGACCTGCGAACCCTGCGACGTACCCGTCTCGAAACGCCATCTCGACATGCTCTTTGCTCACATGACACTGAGCGACAAGCCGCATTTGGGCGCGATCACGGAGATGAGCCGGGCCGAAGACAGCGTCGCGATGGCCGAGACTGTGTTCGGCCAGGACGTGATGGAGCGGGACTGCGTCATCATGGGCAACGTCAACACGAACTCGCCGCTTCTGGTGGACAAGGTGGCGAGCGAGGCCGTACGCGTTTATTGCGGGCGTGGCCAGGGCATTGTCGTCGTGCCGTTCATTCTGTCCGGAGCCATGGGGCCGGTCTCGACAGCCGCATCCGTTTGCCAGGCGATGGCCGAGGCCATGATGGTCTGCGCCTTTTCGCAGATCGTGCGGCCCGGCGCACCGTTTGTGCTCGGCAACTTCCTCAGCTCGATGAGCCTGAAGAGTGGAGCGCCAACGTTCGGAATGCCCGAACCCGTGGTGTCGAACTATGTGATCGGTCAGCTTGCCCGGCGCGCGGGTCTGCCGCTCAGATGCGGTGGGTCACTCACAGCTTCGAAAATCGAGGATGCGCAGGCCGCCTATGAGAGTGCCGATTCCATGCACTCGACGATGCTCGCGGGCGCGAATTTCGTTCTGCATGCCGCGGGATGGCTCGAAGGCGGGCTCTGTACCGGATTTGAAAAACTGATCATGGATGCGGACCGGTTGGGGTCCTACGAGAAAATCCTTTCCGGCGGTCTGGACACATCGGAAGAAGCATTCGCCCGCGATGCCTATGGCGAGGTCGGTCCTGGCGGCCACTTCCTCGGGTCGGCACACACGATGCGGAATTATCAGACAGCCTTTTACGAACCGCGACTTTCAGACAGCGAAAATGTTGAAAGCTGGGAGGAAGGCGGTTCAAAGGATATGCGCCAGCGTGCCTTCGAACGGTGGCAGGCGATGCTGGCCGATTATCAGGAGCCGCCGATGGATCCGGCCATACGAGAGGAATTGGAGGCCTTTGTGGCCCGGCGGAAGGAGGAGCTTCCAGATGCCTGGTATTAA
- the rpmA gene encoding 50S ribosomal protein L27, which yields MAHKKAGGSSRNGRDSAGRRLGIKKYGGESVIPGNIIARQRGTQWHPGTGVGMGKDHTIFATVEGKVQFKAAANKRTLINVVPVAEAAE from the coding sequence ATGGCACATAAGAAGGCAGGCGGCTCGTCCCGCAACGGCCGCGACTCAGCTGGCCGCCGTCTCGGCATCAAGAAGTATGGCGGGGAATCCGTGATTCCCGGCAACATCATCGCTCGTCAGCGTGGCACACAGTGGCACCCGGGCACCGGCGTGGGCATGGGTAAGGATCACACCATTTTCGCGACCGTAGAAGGCAAGGTTCAGTTTAAGGCGGCAGCCAACAAACGAACACTTATCAATGTGGTCCCAGTGGCGGAAGCCGCGGAGTAA
- a CDS encoding Gfo/Idh/MocA family oxidoreductase, with protein MTETKLRVGLLGCGRVAQHYVKILNGDPGVTGLEIVGCADARSQAATATANALNSTAFASLDAMIDGAKPDLVLVLTPSGDHTVHARDALEKGCHVICEKPITLLPGDAYDLAELAASKGLMYGCIFQNRYNPAVMKLKETFAEGRFGRIISACVRLRWCREQSYYEDEWHGTWAMDGGVINQQAIHHVDALNWICGPVERVSAAMANRMNELEAEDTMVAALQFSNGALGTIEATTAARPRDFEASLSIVGEKGMAQIGGIALNTIDTWEFTESRPSDHTVFEEFSRSVPTGYGLSHGPMLQDIADRLLSGDIQPPITALDAVRSVELVHALYKSIESETWVNIGDQPLSSRLGAGIANDKGDT; from the coding sequence ATGACAGAAACAAAACTTCGCGTCGGCCTTCTGGGCTGTGGCCGCGTTGCACAGCACTACGTCAAGATCCTAAACGGTGACCCTGGCGTAACCGGGCTTGAGATCGTCGGGTGCGCGGATGCACGCAGTCAGGCTGCAACAGCGACAGCCAATGCGCTCAACTCAACAGCCTTCGCGTCCCTTGATGCGATGATCGACGGGGCAAAGCCGGATCTTGTTCTGGTGCTTACGCCGAGCGGCGATCATACGGTGCATGCCCGTGATGCGCTGGAAAAGGGCTGCCACGTCATCTGCGAAAAACCGATCACGCTACTGCCCGGTGATGCCTATGACCTCGCCGAACTTGCGGCTTCCAAAGGTCTCATGTACGGCTGCATCTTCCAGAACCGCTACAACCCGGCGGTTATGAAACTGAAGGAAACCTTCGCCGAAGGACGTTTCGGGCGCATTATTTCAGCCTGTGTTCGCCTTCGCTGGTGCCGCGAACAATCCTATTATGAGGATGAGTGGCACGGCACGTGGGCGATGGATGGCGGTGTCATCAACCAGCAGGCGATCCATCACGTGGACGCGCTCAACTGGATCTGCGGCCCTGTAGAACGGGTGTCCGCCGCCATGGCAAACCGCATGAATGAGCTTGAAGCCGAAGACACCATGGTTGCAGCACTGCAATTTTCAAACGGTGCCCTCGGCACGATCGAGGCAACAACTGCCGCCCGCCCGCGTGACTTTGAAGCATCGCTTTCCATTGTCGGCGAAAAGGGCATGGCGCAGATCGGCGGGATCGCGCTCAACACAATCGATACCTGGGAATTCACGGAGAGCAGGCCGTCCGACCACACCGTTTTTGAAGAGTTCAGCCGGTCGGTACCGACGGGCTATGGCCTCAGCCATGGACCGATGCTGCAGGATATCGCTGATCGCCTGCTTTCCGGCGACATTCAACCACCGATCACTGCACTGGATGCGGTTCGCAGCGTTGAGCTGGTGCATGCGCTCTACAAAAGCATCGAAAGCGAAACCTGGGTGAATATAGGCGACCAACCGCTGTCATCGCGGCTCGGCGCCGGCATAGCTAACGACAAGGGAGACACTTAA
- a CDS encoding acylneuraminate cytidylyltransferase family protein, with protein sequence MKTIAIIPARGGSKGLPGKNIKLLDGHPLIAYPISAARLSGACDEIIVTTDSEEIADVARRYGASVPFIRPRELAQDLSTTEETLQHALASYEELTNETFDICVFLTATDIFRNPAWVKQAVDALKNDPDLESAFSVHGTHKNYWIKNDGDDEGYSRLQDWMASYSSRQVRKKIYREDTGLTCASRAHLWRNGRRIGDRILPIINDRSETGLDIHSEFDFFLCEQAIAWLKANDPDNAPQIIEPDR encoded by the coding sequence ATGAAAACGATCGCAATTATCCCTGCGCGAGGTGGTTCGAAGGGACTTCCGGGAAAGAACATCAAGCTTCTCGACGGACACCCCCTGATTGCCTATCCGATTTCGGCTGCGCGTCTCAGTGGAGCCTGCGATGAGATCATCGTCACAACGGATTCAGAAGAGATTGCGGACGTTGCCAGGCGTTACGGCGCCAGCGTCCCCTTCATCAGGCCGAGGGAACTGGCTCAGGACCTTTCGACGACGGAAGAAACACTCCAGCATGCGCTCGCGTCTTACGAAGAGCTTACAAACGAGACGTTTGATATCTGCGTGTTTCTGACGGCAACAGACATCTTCAGGAACCCGGCCTGGGTCAAACAGGCTGTAGATGCGCTCAAGAACGATCCAGACCTTGAGAGCGCATTTTCTGTTCACGGGACCCACAAGAACTACTGGATCAAGAACGATGGCGATGATGAAGGCTACAGCCGCCTGCAGGATTGGATGGCGTCTTATTCGTCGCGGCAGGTTCGAAAGAAGATCTACCGGGAAGATACCGGACTGACCTGCGCCAGCCGGGCCCATCTGTGGCGGAACGGACGCCGTATCGGCGATCGCATCTTGCCGATCATCAACGATCGCTCGGAAACGGGCCTGGATATTCACTCCGAGTTCGATTTCTTCCTCTGTGAGCAGGCAATTGCGTGGCTTAAAGCCAACGATCCGGACAATGCCCCGCAAATCATAGAGCCAGACCGCTGA
- a CDS encoding GNAT family N-acetyltransferase: MTHLPELRTRRLVLRPISLGDTEAVIELAGKDFQVARWLTSFSWPYEDGSAEAFLDTVIEQDPLETEAVFAITLGGVFIGVVAVEAPGDLKELPNAPTIGYWIGRAFQGHGYAREAVEAALDWAFGAFATDVIAARAYEENTRSRALLRKVGFKPYSITERFAKPLDRRVSNVVVRLSQADFEKQRVPA, encoded by the coding sequence ATGACACATTTACCTGAGTTGAGAACACGACGCCTGGTTTTGCGGCCGATTTCGCTAGGAGACACTGAGGCAGTGATTGAACTTGCCGGGAAGGACTTTCAGGTCGCCCGCTGGCTGACGTCTTTTTCGTGGCCCTATGAGGACGGATCCGCTGAAGCTTTTCTGGACACCGTTATTGAGCAGGATCCATTGGAGACGGAAGCTGTATTTGCGATCACCCTTGGGGGTGTGTTTATCGGTGTTGTCGCGGTCGAAGCACCCGGTGACCTCAAGGAATTGCCGAACGCGCCGACGATCGGATACTGGATCGGACGCGCATTTCAAGGGCACGGATACGCCCGTGAAGCCGTCGAGGCTGCGCTCGACTGGGCCTTCGGGGCCTTTGCGACCGATGTGATTGCTGCCCGCGCCTACGAGGAAAACACACGTTCGCGCGCGCTTCTGCGCAAGGTCGGGTTCAAGCCTTACTCCATCACGGAACGCTTCGCCAAACCGCTTGACCGAAGGGTTTCGAACGTTGTTGTTCGCCTGTCGCAGGCCGATTTTGAGAAACAGCGGGTGCCGGCATGA